In Aricia agestis chromosome 14, ilAriAges1.1, whole genome shotgun sequence, one genomic interval encodes:
- the LOC121733837 gene encoding uncharacterized protein LOC121733837: MLKNIAIIAIFLINQTHCIDESSPLYQEIEQYHNETNTKAEFAYQVVDKIFNAFQQWFFTITFCDFTYFENRILRYTETYGYGYPVMLLNGCPDTNNSKSKPKIDTHGQTAYLVTSDELTIDGSEQALMALASTGVFKPRSAVIFVINSPVSDDSYFYYAMKNHFQLLWSVSITNSVLVLWSGSLKMFTYNPFCDEIRDITHVKNVTKFLLHQYHNLYGYPLRLSVFRKPYISDDPEPVGCNSRLVMTVMKQLNATCKPLKPRDDSTVGDLLENGTATGVTKDLMDGYTDMELSSRILKTTYYGYIDTTYPLIQDELCFLTKKSIKQSTFTTTLKLISKNMLILFIFNVVFLIVISVVVYKMESKIWKENRPAEETILDVVRCLIRQTVDVKFIGPVFRCVSLMIMIYSLIVDCAIDGIITSAISYPRYKPDIDTLAKLLKTNVTFGVHNRDFLLFNKSLIPEYYEQFKDRVEIVNDDKIKQILDKRDFGYAILLRKTDADYIARKPSNIVRGRPIYHTVQDCPVPCSIVYGLKYGSPYLPRLNYLLHHLNQGGILQYWSLTDEFTPRNVKTKELTKDKKALSTDNLKEFFIVWIVGLATSTGIFFSEFIVYAARRNNQSPVEFLLEKYRKVVGKASSVLGKNKVAFKEKRSVLREKLKSLLRRKKKSELKENEPKLYEYCD, from the exons atgttgaaaaatataGCCATAATTGCAATCTTCTTGATTAATCAAACCCATTGCATTGATGAATCAAGTCCCCTTTATCAAGAGATTGAGCAGTACCACAATGAAACGAACACAAAGGCGGAATTCGCCTATCAAGTCGTGGATAAAATATTCAACGCTTTCCAGCAGTGGTTCTTCACGATCACTTTCTGTGATTTCACATACTTCGAAAACAGGATATTAAGGTATACCGAGACTTATGGCTACGGGTACCCAGTGATGCTTCTAAACGGATGCCCAGATACGAATAACTCAAAATCCAAACCTAAGATCGATACACATGGACAGACGGCATACTTGGTGACATCAGATGAATTAACCATCGATGGAAGTGAACAAGCGTTGATGGCTTTGGCCAGTACTGGGGTATTCAAACCGAGATCAGCAGTGATATTCGTTATAAACTCCCCAGTTTCCGATGACAGCTATTTCTACTACGCAATGAAGAATCACTTTCAATTGCTATGGAGCGTGAGTATTACCAATTCTGTTCTAGTTCTCTGGTCGGGAAGTTTAAAAATGTTCACTTACAACCCTTTCTGCGACGAAATCAGAGACATAACGCACGTCAAGAATGTAACAAAGTTTCTTCTTCATCAGTACCATAATTTGTACGGTTACCCTTTACGTTTGAGCGTCTTCCGAAAACCTTATATATCGGATGACCCAGAGCCAGTTGGGTGTAATTCTAGGCTTGTGATGACAGTCATGAAGCAGCTCAATGCAACTTGCAAACCCTTGAAACCAAGAGATGACAGCACAGTTGGAGATTTGCTAGAAAACGGTACAGCTACGGGAGTCACTAAAGATCTTATGGACGGATATACTGATATGGAACTGAGTTCTAGAATACTCAAAACAACCTACTATGGCTACATTGACACCACTTACCCCCTGATACAAGATGAACTCTGCTTCTTGACAAAGAAATCTATAAAACAATCTACGTTTACCACGACTCTGAAACtaatatctaaaaatatgcTAATCCTCTTCATATTTAATGTAGTTTTTCTAATCGTTATTAGCGTCGTTGTTTACAAAATGGAGTCTAAAATATGGAAGGAGAATAGACCAGCAGAAGAGACAATTTTAGACGTGGTGAGATGTTTGATAAGACAAACTGTAGACGTAAAATTTATCGGACCAGTGTTTAGATGTGTCTCGCTGATGATCATGATTTACTCGCTGATTGTGGATTGCGCAATTGAT GGTATCATAACATCGGCCATTTCATACCCAAGATACAAACCAGACATCGATACTTTAGCGAAACTGCTCAAAACCAATGTGACCTTCGGTGTGCATAATCGCGACTTCTTGCTTTTCAATAAAAGTCTCATTCCTGAGTACTACGAACAATTTAAGGACCGCGTCGAAATAGTGaatgatgataaaataaaacaaatactgGATAAACGGGATTTCGGATACGCGATATTGTTGAGAAAAACCGATGCAGACTACATAGCGCGTAAGCCCAGTAATATTGTCCGGGGAAGGCCAATATACCACACAGTCCAGGACTGTCCTGTCCCATGCTCTATAGTCTATGGGCTAAAGTACGGAAGCCCTTATTTACCCAGACTAAACTATCTCCTGCATCATCTTAACCAAGGAGGCATCCTGCAATACTGGTCTCTTACAGACGAATTCACTCCGCGTAACGTTAAAACGAAAGAGCTAACAAAAGATAAGAAAGCCTTAAGCACGGATAATCTTAAAGAATTCTTCATAGTTTGGATTGTTGGTTTAGCAACAAGCACTGGTATTTTTTTCTCAGAGTTCATTGTATATGCTGCCAGAAGAAACAATCAAAGCCCTGTAGAATTTCTTTTAGAAAAGTACCGTAAGGTAGTTGGAAAAGCGAGCTCTGTGCTGGGCAAAAATAAGGTGGCATTCAAGGAAAAACGCAGTGTTCTGAGAGAGAAACTTAAAAGCTTACTTCGTAGAAAGAAGAAAAGTGAACTTAAAGAAAATGAACCTAAATTGTACGAATACTGTGACTAA